The Populus trichocarpa isolate Nisqually-1 chromosome 2, P.trichocarpa_v4.1, whole genome shotgun sequence genome has a window encoding:
- the LOC7472001 gene encoding auxin-induced protein 22D — protein sequence MERSMAYERHLNLKATELRLGLPGSDEPEKPSTTPSVRSNKRASPEISEESGSKGSSSLSSNVENSEGDDAPPAKAQVVGWPPIRSYRKNCLQPKKNDRVDGAGMYVKVSVDGAPYLRKIDLKVYRSYPELLKALEDMFKLTIGEYSEKEGYNGSDFAPTYEDKDGDWMLVGDVPWDMFISTCKRLRIMKGSEARGLGC from the exons ATGGAGAGGTCAATGGCATACGAAAGACATCTAAATCTAAAGGCAACAGAACTGAGATTAGGGTTGCCTGGAAGCGATGAGCCAGAGAAACCATCAACTACTCCTAGTGTTAGGAGTAACAAGAGAGCATCACCAGAAATATCAGAGGAGTCTGGGTCCAAGGGCAGCTCTAGTCTGTCCTCCAATGTTGAAAATAGTGAAGGAGATGATGCTCCTCCTGCCAA GGCACAAGTAGTGGGATGGCCACCAATCCGATCTTACAGGAAAAATTGCTTGCAACCAAAGAAAAACGATCGAGTTGATGGTGCTGGAATGTACGTCAAAGTGAGCGTGGATGGAGCTCCTTATCTCAGGAAGATTGATCTTAAGGTGTACAGGAGCTACCCAGAGCTCCTCAAAGCATTGGAAGATATGTTCAAGCTTACCATCG GAGAGTACTCGGAGAAGGAAGGATACAATGGATCTGACTTTGCTCCTACTTACGAAGATAAAGATGGAGACTGGATGCTTGTTGGAGACGTTCCATGGGA TATGTTTATCTCCACCTGCAAGAGGCTGAGAATTATGAAGGGATCAGAAGCTAGAGGATTGGGTTGTTAA
- the LOC7480001 gene encoding protein OSB2, chloroplastic: MFQLPTMALEQTLALSSTANLFFPIPKNPLTNIKIPTLPLSPLSSSSKKSLPKRSLKCSIDFRDNHYSQTVTHAKPAEIQWNKELCNSVHLIGIVGIPVEIKHLPSGKVVAWTRLAVKKSATDTSWINLTFWDELAQVVSQHVEKGQQIYVSGRLISDSVENDDGKLQTYYKVVVQQLNFIERSSPTGLYDRGFNNMEAGRKFGNNTANDMGSTEERWQAFFASPLEWWDNRKDKRNPKYPDFKHKDTGEALWVEGRYNPSWVKSQLAILDERMGSLRDQDSKLRLSSMSGDDFLSLS, from the exons ATGTTTCAACTTCCAACAATGGCTCTAGAGCAAACACTAGCATTATCATCAACAGCTAACCTATTTTTTCCCATTCCAAAAAACCCTCTCACAAACATCAAAATCCCTACTTTACCCCTAAGCcccctctcctcctcctctaagAAGTCCCTCCCCAAACGCAGCTTGAAATGCTCCATTGACTTCAGAGACAACCACTACAGTCAAACGGTTACGCATGCTAAACCGGCTGAGATTCAATGGAACAAGGAGCTCTGTAACTCGGTGCACCTCATCGGCATCGTTGGGATCCCTGTAGAAATCAAGCACCTCCCCTCCGGCAAGGTAGTCGCTTGGACTCGACTAGCTGTCAAGAAATCTGCAACCGACACCTCCTG GATCAATTTGACTTTCTGGGATGAGTTGGCCCAAGTTGTTTCTCAGCATGTAGAGAAAGGCCAGCAAATATACGTGTCTGGTCGTCTGATTTCAGattcagttgaaaatgatgatGGGAAGCTGCAGACCTACTACAAG GTGGTTGTCCAGCAGCTGAATTTTATAGAGAGGAGCTCTCCGACAGGATTATATGACCGAGGCTTTAATAACATGGAAGCTG GTAGAAAGTTTGGTAATAACACTGCAAATGACATGGGTTCCACAGAAGAACGGTGGCAAGCATTTTTTGCTAGTCCGTTGGAGTGGTGGGATAACAGGAAGGACAAG AGGAACCCAAAATATCCTGATTTCAAGCACAAAGACACTGGAGAAGCTTTGTGGGTTGAAGGCAGGTACAATCCATCCTGGGTGAAGTCACAATTAGCTATATTGGATGAAAGAATGGGGTCTCTTCGTGATCAGGACTCTAAGTTGCGTTTAAGTTCAATGTCTGGTGATGATTTCTTGTCCTTGTCATAG
- the LOC7472002 gene encoding NADH dehydrogenase [ubiquinone] flavoprotein 2, mitochondrial, which translates to MLARLGARRLLEIRQALRLTPQASRSFSTALNYHLNTPENNPDLPWEFTAANKEKVKEIISHYPSNYKQSAVIPLLDLAQQQHGGWLPVSAMNAVAKVIEVAPIRVYEVATFYSMFNRSPVGKYHLLVCGTTPCMIRGSREIEDALVKHLGVKRNEVTKDGLFSVGEMECMGCCVNAPMITVADYSNGSEGYTYNYYEDVTPKRVVEIVEMLRKGEKPPHGTQNPQRTKCGPEGGNTTLHGEPKPPPCRDLDAC; encoded by the exons ATGCTAGCTCGTCTCGGAGCCAGGCGTCTCCTCGAGATCCGTCAAGCTCTCCGCTTAACTCCTCAG GCATCTCGATCCTTCTCCACTGCCTTGAACTAT CACCTTAATACTCCGGAAAACAATCCGGACCTTCCATGGGAGTTTACGGCGGCGAACAAAGAGAAG GTTAAAGAAATAATATCTCATTATCCATCCAACTACAAGCAATCCGCAGTTATTCCTCTGTTAGATCTTGCACAGCAACAGCATGGAGGATGGCTCCCTGTTTCAGCAATGAATGCT GTGGCTAAGGTAATAGAAGTTGCTCCTATCCGTGTGTATGAAGTCGCAACTTTTTACTCAATGTTCAACCGGTCTCCT GTGGGCAAATATCACCTATTGGTTTGTGGCACAACACCATGTATGATACGAGGTTCACGTGAAATTGAAGATGCATTAGTAAAACACTTGGGAGTGAAGCGCAATG AAGTAACCAAGGATGGCCTTTTCTCTGTTGGAGAAATGGAATGTATG GGATGTTGCGTAAATGCTCCTATGATTACAGTTGCCGATTACTCCAATGGATCTGAAGGATATACTTACAATTATTAC GAAGATGTTACTCCAAAACGAGTGGTTGAGATAGTTGAGATGCTAAGAAAGGGGGAGAAGCCACCG CATGGCACACAAAACCCACAACGCACTAAGTGTGGACCAGAAGGAGGCAATACTACTCTGCACGGAGAACCAAAACCTCCTCCATGTCGGGATCTTGATGCCTGCTAA
- the LOC7480002 gene encoding transcription factor UNE12, translating into MANNPTEPPTDDFLQEILGMPNFASAEAGLVGADAGLAGTASVQAPMMLQLSSGDGSGHISALGGAPGGGGAGFHGFPLGLSLEQGKGGFLKPEEASGSGNRFRDDIVDGRVRNVFHGQPMPTTVTAATHPPAMRPRVRARRGQATDPHSIAERLRRERIAERIRALQELVPSVNKTDRAAMLDEIVDYVKFLRLQVKILSMSRLGGAGAVAPLVTDIPLSPVEDETGEGGRNQLAWEKWSNDGTERQVAKLMEENVGAAMQFLQSKALCIMPITLATAIYHTQPPDTTTIVKPETNPPS; encoded by the exons ATGGCCAATAACCCAACCGAACCTCCAACCGATGATTTCCTGCAGGAAATTCTTGGGATGCCTAATTTTGCTTCAGCTGAAGCTGGCTTGGTTGGAGCTGACGCTGGCTTGGCTGGCACTGCTTCTGTTCAAGCTCCTATGATGCTTCAGCTTAGCTCCGGTGATGGTTCCGGCCACATCTCCGCACTCGGCGGTGCTCCTGGAGGCGGAGGCGCGGGATTTCACGGGTTTCCACTGGGGCTTAGCTTGGAGCAGGGGAAGGGAGGGTTTCTGAAGCCCGAGGAGGCGTCCGGGAGTGGGAATCGGTTCCGTGATGATATTGTTGATGGTAGAGTTAGAAAT GTTTTTCATGGTCAACCAATGCCCACAACAGTCACTGCAGCTACACATCCACCAGCAATGCGCCCAAGGGTACGGGCTAGGCGAGGCCAGGCCACAGATCCTCACAGTATTGCTGAACGG TTGCGCAGAGAAAGAATAGCCGAAAGAATCAGGGCATTGCAGGAGCTGGTTCCTAGCGTGAACAAG ACGGATCGAGCCGCCATGCTTGATGAAATTGTGGATTATGTGAAGTTTTTAAGGCTTCAAGTAAAG ATATTAAGCATGAGTAGACTGGGCGGAGCTGGTGCTGTTGCGCCACTTGTAACGGACATCCCACTATCACCAGTTGAG GATGAAACTGGCGAAGGCGGAAGAAACCAACTGGCGTGGGAGAAGTGGTCAAATGATGGCACTGAAAGACAGGTAGCTAAGCTAATGGAGGAAAATGTTGGTGCTGCCATGCAGTTTCTCCAATCAAAGGCTCTTTGCATCATGCCCATCACACTAGCCACTGCAATTTACCACACACAACCACCAGATACCACTACTATTGTGAAACCAGAAACTAACCCCCCGTCATAG
- the LOC7480003 gene encoding uncharacterized protein LOC7480003, giving the protein MFGISYGELFLLLGATAALIGPKDLPLIARTAGRLTGRAIGYVQMARGQFDSVMQQSQARQVHKELQDTMAQLDAIRHEIRSISVLNPGPLTRRLVDNLDPPPTTNAGGAPENADAENVPNPTISKVYTEQTAGESLPTANISKVSGAKVSDSCDLHSQATAYARLAESSALKTGPVRSGAGAGELTSDIGLLNVLPVSAESTGLLPNRQDVVNGSDIVLEAILEAEVAHSAKDFFAQPTNQIKYDER; this is encoded by the exons ATGTTTGGAATTTCTTATGGAGAACTCTTTCTCTTGCTTGGGGCCACAGCTGCACTAATCG GACCCAAGGATCTACCATTAATAGCCAGAACTGCAGGGAGATTAACTGGTCGAGCCATTGGGTATGTGCAGATGGCTCGTGGTCAATTTGACTCTGTTATGCAGCAATCACAAGCTCGCCAG GTTCACAAGGAACTTCAAGACACAATGGCTCAACTTGATGCTATACGTCATGAAATTCGAAGCATATCTGTCTTGAATCCTGGTCCATTAACTCGGAGACTAGTGGATAATCTTGACCCTCCGCCTACTACTAATG CCGGTGGTGCGCCTGAAAATGCAGATGCAGAGAATGTACCGAACCCCACAATTTCCAAGGTTTATACTGAACAAACAGCTGGAGAAAGTTTACCAACAGCTAATATTTCCAAG GTTTCTGGTGCAAAAGTCTCAGATTCATGTGATTTGCACAGCCAAGCCACTGCTTATGCAAGATTGGCTGAATCCTCAGCCCTGAAAACTGGCCCGGTGCGCAGTGGGGCAGGTGCAGGGGAGTTGACTAGTGATATTGGTCTTTTAAATGTTTTGCCTGTGTCTGCTGAAAGCACTGGGCTTTTGCCAAATCGTCAGG ATGTTGTTAACGGATCTGACATTGTGCTGGAGGCTATACTGGAGGCTGAGGTGGCTCACAGTGCCAAAGATTTTTTCGCACAGCCTACAAATCAGATCAAATATGATGAGAGGTAG